Part of the Desulfobaccales bacterium genome, CGGGTGGCCCAGATCGCGCCCCCCTGGATTCCCGTCCCTCCTGTAACCTATGGGGGGACTGAACTGATGGTGGCCACCCTTATTCAGGGTCTTAAAGAGCGAGGCGTGGAGATCTGGCTGTTCAGCGCCGGAGACTCTTCTCTGGCTGTGCCCCAATATGGCCATTTCCTGCACTCCTTCTGGCCGCCGGACAAATTTTCCGAAAACCTGCACCTCTCCCATGCCTTTGCCCGCCTCCGGCAGCAGCCGCCTTTGGTGATTCACTCACATCTGGAGAACGCCGCGGGGTTCTGGGTCCTGGCCCCGGCCGCGCCCCTGGCGATCACCATTCACACGCCATTGTTTCCCATGAAACGGGACTATCTCTTGAGCTTCCCGCAGGTGCACCTGGTGACGGTAAGCGCCTTCCAGCAGCGCCAGTTGGAGGGGCATCCCCGTCTCCACCTGATCCCTCACGGCCTGAGCCTGGCGGACTACCCCTTCCAGGCCGCCAAGGAGGATTTTCTTCTCTTTCTGGGCCGCATCTATCCTGACAAAGGTCTGCATACGGCCATCCGCCTGGCCCGGGAGGCCGGGATGCGGCTGATTATCGCCGGGCCGGTGTTTACGCCTGACCAGCCTTATTTCGATGCGCAGATTCGCGCCCACATCGACGGGGACCGGATTGTCTACCTGGGCCCCGCGGACCATGCCCGCAAGGTGGACCTGATGAAGCGGGCGAGGGCATTGGTGCTGCCCCTGGAAGTGGATGAGACGTTCGGGTTGGCCATGATCGAGGCCATGGCCTGCGGCACACCGGTTCTGGCCTATGACCGGGGCGCGGTGCCCGAAGTGGTGGCTCAGGGCGAAACCGGCTTTATCGTCAAAACCTATGAGGAGTTGCGGGATAGTCTGGCTGGCCTCGCCGCTTTGGACCCGCGCCGCTGCCGGGAGCACGTGGCGCAAAACTTCTCCCGGGACCGCATGGTGACTGCGTACCTGGATTTATACGGAGAGAT contains:
- a CDS encoding glycosyltransferase family 4 protein, whose product is MRVAQIAPPWIPVPPVTYGGTELMVATLIQGLKERGVEIWLFSAGDSSLAVPQYGHFLHSFWPPDKFSENLHLSHAFARLRQQPPLVIHSHLENAAGFWVLAPAAPLAITIHTPLFPMKRDYLLSFPQVHLVTVSAFQQRQLEGHPRLHLIPHGLSLADYPFQAAKEDFLLFLGRIYPDKGLHTAIRLAREAGMRLIIAGPVFTPDQPYFDAQIRAHIDGDRIVYLGPADHARKVDLMKRARALVLPLEVDETFGLAMIEAMACGTPVLAYDRGAVPEVVAQGETGFIVKTYEELRDSLAGLAALDPRRCREHVAQNFSRDRMVTAYLDLYGEMTRGH